Proteins encoded by one window of Chryseobacterium foetidum:
- a CDS encoding mechanosensitive ion channel family protein, which yields MKDEIKDTKSFFQELSEHLYIYISKVSPTGLDWIFHIIVKISLLVGIFLLLDFIFKIIINYTFRFFRNENKFPVLKSIYQSRITNSVAHFVALAIIGSLHESIFVGALKNTTIFIHRSVNLGLVLILAGMLYRSLTGFRSYFTIKQDFYKVMAINAISETVKILGIFIFTIVSICVVFGIKGTTIVGSLGAITAVLVLVFRDTILGFVTGIHVATSKSLKVGDWIGIPKYNIEGNILDISLLTTKISNFDKTISSIPTYDLLTTEIKNLQVMSESNTRRIKKSIVFNINSFKFLNDEEIERLKDINLISDYLNQKTSEINLEKESIDHKDKIINGRQLTNIGVFRFYAQKYLENDPDVDKESPIMVRQLEITTQGLPMEVYCFANDSKWVKFEQIQADIFDHLLVASKEFDLQIMQIGLPK from the coding sequence ATGAAAGATGAGATAAAAGATACCAAAAGTTTTTTTCAGGAACTGAGCGAGCACCTGTATATTTATATCAGTAAGGTCTCGCCGACCGGTCTTGACTGGATTTTTCATATCATTGTGAAAATATCCCTGCTTGTCGGTATTTTTCTTCTGCTTGATTTTATATTTAAAATCATCATTAACTATACGTTCAGGTTTTTCAGAAATGAAAATAAATTCCCTGTCTTAAAGTCAATCTATCAATCCAGAATCACCAATTCTGTAGCGCATTTTGTGGCATTGGCAATAATAGGATCTTTACATGAGTCTATTTTTGTGGGTGCATTAAAAAATACAACCATTTTCATTCACAGGTCAGTCAACCTGGGTTTGGTGCTGATTCTTGCCGGAATGTTGTACCGTTCTCTGACAGGTTTCAGGAGTTATTTCACCATCAAACAGGATTTTTACAAGGTCATGGCCATCAATGCGATTTCCGAAACCGTGAAAATTCTTGGAATTTTTATCTTCACCATCGTCAGCATTTGTGTGGTTTTTGGGATTAAGGGAACTACGATTGTCGGAAGTTTGGGAGCGATAACTGCAGTATTGGTATTGGTTTTCAGAGATACTATTTTAGGCTTCGTCACCGGAATTCACGTTGCCACTTCAAAAAGTCTGAAAGTCGGCGACTGGATCGGGATTCCTAAATATAATATTGAAGGAAATATTTTAGATATCAGTTTGCTGACGACAAAAATTTCAAATTTTGATAAAACTATTTCCTCAATTCCAACGTATGATTTACTGACAACAGAGATTAAGAACCTGCAGGTCATGTCTGAATCGAATACGCGAAGAATTAAAAAATCGATTGTTTTCAATATCAATTCATTTAAATTTTTGAATGATGAAGAAATTGAGCGTTTGAAAGACATCAATTTGATTTCAGATTATTTAAATCAAAAAACTTCAGAAATCAATCTTGAAAAAGAATCCATCGATCACAAAGATAAAATCATCAACGGCAGACAGCTGACAAACATCGGGGTTTTCAGGTTTTATGCTCAGAAATATCTTGAAAATGATCCTGATGTAGACAAAGAAAGTCCGATCATGGTTCGACAGCTGGAGATCACTACCCAAGGTTTGCCAATGGAAGTGTACTGCTTTGCGAATGATTCAAAATGGGTAAAGTTTGAACAGATTCAGGCAGATATATTTGACCATTTGTTGGTTGCTTCCAAAGAATTTGATCTGCAGATTATGCAGATTGGATTGCCGAAATAG
- a CDS encoding carboxypeptidase-like regulatory domain-containing protein, protein MKKFNLLFLLILILSLGSCRSDSETAETPTAIAVQNGKVKGKITSQNGAKTIGGASVFTFDEKYKIYHTTSDSEGNFTLEAPEGNHTIYIQTGNGSNFRTQATANIKANETVNLELTQTKLTQVAKIAYVKGTFDKIEDIIQTLGYTATEITNTDLANLNTLAQYDIVFLNCGSRKFSQFANLYPVIENNLAVFVANGGSIYASDWDVSYLVGGNDNTNNCNLAGGFIPDSKLCSKNIGSSGIVAGTVSNTSLATALGFNTLNLDFDLGAWQKITNYDPAYWEVLVKETASNDPLMIRTNQFTDNTLPNIPIGNAPSLNFVTVCITLSNNVQISVSVPQVAVPALLALGATLGSCSGAGNSGYIYYTAFHNHASGNIGNAAGILQYVILNL, encoded by the coding sequence ATGAAAAAATTCAACTTATTATTCCTTTTAATCCTTATTCTGTCGCTTGGCTCCTGCCGTTCCGATTCTGAAACAGCTGAAACTCCAACAGCAATCGCCGTGCAAAACGGAAAGGTAAAAGGAAAAATCACATCACAAAACGGAGCAAAAACCATCGGCGGGGCATCTGTTTTTACTTTTGATGAAAAGTATAAAATTTATCACACCACATCAGATTCAGAAGGAAATTTCACGCTTGAAGCTCCGGAAGGAAATCACACCATTTACATCCAAACGGGTAACGGAAGTAACTTCAGAACACAGGCGACGGCAAATATTAAAGCCAACGAAACAGTAAATCTTGAACTGACGCAAACCAAACTGACACAGGTTGCAAAAATTGCCTACGTAAAAGGAACTTTCGATAAAATCGAAGACATCATCCAGACTTTAGGCTACACTGCGACAGAGATTACCAATACAGATCTGGCCAATTTGAACACGTTGGCTCAGTACGACATCGTATTTCTGAATTGCGGATCGAGAAAATTCTCGCAGTTTGCCAATCTTTATCCCGTAATTGAAAACAATCTTGCTGTTTTTGTAGCGAATGGCGGAAGTATATACGCTTCAGACTGGGACGTTTCTTATTTGGTTGGCGGAAATGATAATACCAACAACTGCAATCTTGCCGGAGGTTTCATCCCTGATTCTAAATTGTGTTCTAAAAACATCGGATCATCAGGAATTGTTGCTGGTACTGTAAGCAACACTTCATTGGCAACAGCATTAGGATTCAACACACTGAATCTTGATTTTGATCTGGGAGCATGGCAGAAAATCACCAATTATGATCCTGCTTACTGGGAAGTTTTGGTGAAAGAAACCGCCAGCAATGATCCATTGATGATTAGAACCAATCAGTTTACAGACAATACTTTACCGAATATCCCGATTGGAAATGCTCCGAGTTTGAACTTTGTAACGGTCTGCATCACGCTTTCCAATAATGTTCAGATCAGTGTTTCTGTTCCACAGGTGGCTGTGCCTGCTTTATTAGCTTTGGGTGCGACTTTAGGTTCTTGTTCTGGTGCAGGAAATAGCGGATATATTTACTACACCGCTTTCCATAATCATGCTTCAGGAAATATTGGAAATGCTGCAGGTATTCTTCAGTATGTAATTTTAAATCTTTAA
- a CDS encoding DUF6922 domain-containing protein has translation MNSEITTKDFSPHLFWDVDLATFDLEKHNVHMIQKVLEYGKMSDWNLLKSFYGLDKIKEVSLNLRSLDAVTLSFLSTIFNIDKTEFRCYRHRQLVQNYWNS, from the coding sequence ATGAATTCTGAAATTACCACCAAAGATTTTTCTCCGCATCTCTTTTGGGATGTGGATTTGGCGACTTTTGATTTGGAAAAACATAATGTTCACATGATTCAAAAAGTCTTGGAATATGGAAAAATGTCTGATTGGAATTTATTAAAATCATTCTACGGATTAGATAAAATAAAAGAGGTGTCATTAAATTTGAGGAGTCTTGATGCAGTAACTTTATCTTTTCTTTCCACAATTTTCAATATTGATAAAACTGAATTCAGATGTTACAGACACAGGCAGTTAGTCCAGAATTACTGGAACTCTTAA
- a CDS encoding nucleotidyl transferase AbiEii/AbiGii toxin family protein translates to MKSEIFSDFILVGGTALALQIGHRDSVDIDMFGNCLIDEDAFMEELTKFGKVEKLQKTKNILIVSVNNIKVDFVNYRYPLLENVLDVDGVRMASKKDISAMKLNAISGRGSKKDFIDLFFLLREFSLEEMIKFYDTKYEDGSHFMLIKSLTYFEDADIQNSPEIFKEFDWEKCKKTIKEEYLKLII, encoded by the coding sequence ATGAAGTCAGAAATTTTTTCTGATTTTATTTTGGTTGGAGGTACTGCTTTGGCTTTGCAGATTGGGCATAGAGATTCTGTAGATATTGATATGTTTGGAAATTGCCTTATTGATGAAGATGCTTTTATGGAAGAGCTTACTAAGTTTGGTAAGGTTGAAAAACTTCAAAAGACCAAAAATATTTTAATTGTTTCAGTCAATAATATCAAAGTCGATTTTGTAAACTACCGATATCCTTTACTTGAAAATGTTTTAGATGTAGATGGAGTAAGAATGGCTTCTAAAAAAGATATTTCGGCTATGAAGCTCAATGCTATTTCAGGTCGGGGAAGCAAAAAAGATTTTATAGATTTGTTTTTTTTGCTGAGAGAATTTTCACTTGAGGAAATGATAAAATTTTATGATACCAAGTATGAGGACGGTTCGCACTTTATGTTGATTAAAAGTCTAACATATTTTGAGGATGCTGATATCCAAAATAGTCCTGAGATTTTCAAAGAATTTGACTGGGAAAAATGTAAAAAAACCATAAAAGAGGAATATTTAAAATTGATTATTTAA
- a CDS encoding peptidase domain-containing ABC transporter — MAKITFYRQLDSMDCGPTCLRIITKYFGKNFSPEYLRLITFQSRTGVSFHDLMAASEELHLETLAVEITFEQLMSEAPKPCILHWENSHFVVLVPQESSGKITVANPEYGKTELTEEEFKKHWLQENGKGKALLFETTEAFFQKEEDRSVNGFSFLFQYLKSHRKALFFLLLTLLVTSVITLVFPFLTQNLVDKAIRFKDKNLVLMIVGAQIVLFLGNSFMDLIRSWIMLKVNTKVNIRLISDFITKLIRLPVAYFESKRVGDIQQRILDHQRISSFLSTNTLAILFSFINLLVFSVVLGTYNLIILILFFTFSFLSVVWIFIFLNKRKVLDQKEFILNSQNQNILNEMVLGMAEIKINQSENFQQAKWENIQQELFERNKKALKLSQYQMIGSGFISQLKNILITGFSAYAVIDGDLTLGMMLAISFIVGQMNSPFDQLLYVIQITQDAKLSLERIAEVHTKPVEDTIEQTPKTLSNEDIILENVDFGFGDFQILKNLNVTIPKGKITAVVGESGSGKTTLFKLLLRFYEPDSGSVIFGKQNLSEIPLSEWRETTGTVMQEGFIFSETIRKNITLKSDNIDENLLTYAVKVANLQKFVQKYPQGLDTLVGNDGINLSTGQKQRILIARSVYRNPDIFLLDEATSALDSRNEKEIMENLFEFFKGRTVVIIAHRLSTIKNADQILVLHNGEFVESGTHQELLNRKKYYHNLVNNQVGI; from the coding sequence GTGGCAAAAATTACCTTTTACAGACAGCTCGATTCGATGGACTGCGGCCCGACCTGTCTTAGGATAATAACCAAATATTTCGGTAAAAATTTTTCTCCCGAATACCTCCGGCTGATCACATTTCAGTCGAGAACGGGCGTGAGTTTTCACGATCTCATGGCAGCGTCGGAGGAACTGCATCTGGAAACTCTGGCTGTGGAAATTACTTTCGAACAATTAATGTCAGAAGCTCCGAAACCCTGTATCCTTCATTGGGAAAACAGTCATTTCGTAGTGCTGGTGCCGCAGGAATCTTCAGGAAAAATTACCGTTGCCAACCCCGAATATGGCAAAACAGAGCTTACGGAGGAAGAATTTAAAAAACACTGGCTTCAGGAAAATGGTAAAGGAAAGGCACTTCTTTTTGAAACTACCGAAGCTTTTTTTCAGAAAGAAGAAGACCGTTCGGTCAACGGGTTTAGTTTTCTGTTTCAATACCTCAAGTCTCACCGCAAAGCCCTTTTTTTTCTGTTATTAACTTTGCTGGTTACCAGTGTGATAACGCTTGTATTTCCTTTTCTGACGCAGAATCTTGTTGATAAAGCAATTAGATTTAAAGATAAAAATCTTGTGCTCATGATTGTGGGTGCCCAGATTGTGCTTTTTCTCGGAAACAGCTTTATGGATCTTATCCGAAGCTGGATTATGCTGAAAGTAAATACAAAAGTAAATATCAGACTCATCAGCGATTTTATCACCAAACTGATCCGTCTTCCCGTGGCTTATTTTGAGTCTAAAAGAGTGGGAGACATTCAGCAGCGTATTCTCGATCATCAGAGAATCAGCTCGTTTCTCTCTACCAACACTTTGGCGATTCTTTTTTCATTTATCAACCTTTTGGTTTTTTCAGTGGTTTTGGGGACTTACAATCTCATTATCCTGATTCTGTTTTTCACATTCAGTTTTCTTTCTGTTGTCTGGATTTTTATATTTTTAAATAAAAGAAAAGTTTTAGACCAAAAAGAATTTATTCTCAACAGTCAGAATCAGAATATTTTGAATGAAATGGTTTTGGGAATGGCTGAAATTAAAATCAATCAGTCTGAAAATTTTCAGCAGGCAAAATGGGAAAATATTCAGCAGGAACTCTTTGAACGCAACAAAAAAGCGCTGAAACTTTCACAATATCAGATGATTGGATCGGGTTTTATTTCTCAGCTCAAAAATATTCTCATCACCGGATTTTCTGCCTATGCCGTGATCGATGGTGATCTTACGCTCGGAATGATGCTGGCCATCAGTTTTATCGTTGGGCAGATGAATTCACCTTTCGACCAGCTTCTTTATGTAATTCAGATAACGCAGGATGCCAAGTTAAGTCTTGAAAGAATTGCCGAAGTGCACACCAAACCTGTTGAAGATACGATTGAACAAACCCCAAAAACGCTGAGCAATGAAGATATTATTCTCGAAAATGTAGATTTCGGATTTGGCGATTTTCAGATTTTAAAAAATTTAAATGTAACCATTCCGAAAGGTAAAATAACGGCTGTCGTTGGCGAAAGTGGCAGTGGAAAAACCACTTTATTCAAACTTCTGCTGAGGTTTTATGAGCCGGACAGCGGATCAGTCATCTTTGGCAAACAGAATCTCTCAGAGATTCCACTTTCAGAGTGGCGGGAAACCACGGGAACGGTGATGCAGGAAGGCTTTATTTTCTCCGAAACCATCCGTAAAAATATCACGCTTAAAAGTGATAATATTGATGAAAATCTGCTGACTTATGCCGTAAAAGTTGCAAATTTGCAGAAATTTGTACAGAAGTATCCTCAGGGTCTTGATACTTTGGTGGGAAACGACGGAATAAACTTAAGCACAGGGCAGAAGCAGCGTATTTTGATTGCCCGCTCTGTCTACAGAAATCCTGATATTTTTCTTCTGGATGAGGCCACAAGCGCGCTCGATTCCCGAAATGAGAAAGAAATCATGGAGAATCTTTTTGAGTTTTTCAAAGGCCGCACAGTGGTTATCATTGCGCACCGCCTGAGTACCATCAAAAATGCAGACCAGATTCTGGTACTTCACAACGGCGAATTTGTAGAAAGCGGAACTCATCAGGAACTTTTGAACCGTAAAAAATATTATCATAACTTAGTCAACAATCAAGTAGGAATATAG
- a CDS encoding MvdC/MvdD family ATP grasp protein, whose product MILCITHSQDFYTVDLFFDYLSSKNIPYYRLNSDQLNHSQKISTSPKTFVITDSLGNTVHSQDIKAVWHRKSWKVSPPEDLDENFHPIFISEYETLKSNIFTLLEHLPWINPFENEKKIDLHKMLQLKIAEKNGLKIPETIFSNDEAEVRKFLNEKCGGKAIAKLHGVWSKNMTGENMVSTMIVDGFNIESLSDIVYSPMIFQPYIEKEYELRIVYIDGEFFAGKINNSENTDWRITQHNYVWSVYELPNEIQMKLTLMMKEMGLYFGAIDMIKSSDRLYYFLEVNPQGEWGMLQKELGFPIAETIADHLLKRIEDHEE is encoded by the coding sequence ATGATTCTCTGCATCACACACTCTCAGGATTTTTACACCGTTGACCTGTTTTTTGATTATCTGTCGTCGAAAAATATTCCTTATTACAGATTAAATTCTGACCAGCTCAATCACAGTCAGAAAATCAGTACAAGTCCGAAAACTTTTGTTATTACTGACTCATTGGGAAATACCGTTCACTCTCAAGACATTAAAGCTGTCTGGCACAGGAAATCGTGGAAGGTAAGTCCTCCGGAAGATTTGGATGAAAATTTTCATCCTATTTTTATCAGTGAATATGAAACTTTAAAATCAAACATTTTTACACTTCTCGAACATTTACCGTGGATCAATCCTTTTGAAAACGAAAAAAAAATTGATCTCCACAAAATGCTTCAGTTGAAAATAGCAGAAAAAAATGGGTTAAAGATTCCGGAAACGATCTTTTCGAACGATGAAGCTGAAGTCAGGAAGTTTTTAAATGAAAAATGCGGCGGTAAAGCCATTGCAAAACTGCACGGAGTTTGGTCTAAAAATATGACTGGCGAAAATATGGTTTCCACGATGATTGTCGACGGTTTTAATATTGAAAGTCTTTCAGATATCGTTTACAGCCCGATGATTTTTCAGCCGTATATTGAAAAAGAGTATGAACTCAGAATTGTGTATATTGATGGTGAGTTTTTTGCAGGGAAAATCAACAACAGTGAAAATACAGACTGGCGCATCACTCAGCACAATTATGTATGGTCTGTCTATGAGCTTCCCAATGAAATTCAAATGAAACTGACTTTGATGATGAAAGAAATGGGATTGTATTTTGGCGCTATAGATATGATAAAAAGTTCAGACAGACTTTATTATTTTCTGGAAGTCAATCCGCAGGGAGAATGGGGTATGCTGCAGAAAGAACTGGGATTTCCGATTGCTGAAACAATTGCTGACCATCTTTTAAAAAGAATAGAAGACCATGAAGAATAA
- a CDS encoding DUF456 domain-containing protein, with the protein MEYSLIVLLSLVLLVLGIVGTILPVLPGLVLSLAGLLIYKYGADADLSMIYIWAFVILTLASVILNYAIPAKATKKYGGTRWGSIGSVIGTIVGMFIPIPLGFLVGMFAGVFIGELLHDSKDMTKAWKSTKGAFIGFLYGTGFSFVVGVAMFLVVVLDLTNVI; encoded by the coding sequence ATGGAATACTCTCTCATTGTTTTACTCAGCCTTGTTTTACTTGTTTTAGGTATAGTTGGAACAATTCTTCCCGTTTTGCCCGGACTTGTTTTAAGTCTTGCCGGATTGCTTATTTATAAATACGGTGCAGATGCAGACCTTTCAATGATCTACATTTGGGCATTTGTGATTCTGACTTTAGCTTCTGTTATTTTAAATTATGCCATCCCCGCCAAAGCCACAAAAAAATATGGCGGAACACGCTGGGGAAGCATTGGTTCGGTCATTGGAACTATTGTAGGAATGTTTATCCCAATACCGCTTGGATTTTTGGTGGGAATGTTTGCCGGAGTTTTTATTGGCGAACTTTTGCACGACAGTAAAGACATGACAAAAGCCTGGAAGTCTACCAAAGGAGCTTTCATAGGATTTCTTTACGGAACCGGCTTTAGTTTTGTAGTTGGTGTGGCAATGTTTTTAGTTGTAGTTTTGGATCTTACAAATGTTATTTAA
- a CDS encoding pyridoxine 5'-phosphate synthase, translating to MTKLSVNINKIATLRNARGGETPSVTEAAIKIQEFGAHGITIHPRPDERHITRKDVYDLKPIVHTEFNIEGNPHRDFIDMVLEVKPEQVTLVPDADDAITSNAGWDCEKNMDFLKSVIAEFKNAGVRTSVFLDPNPEMVKFAAETGADRIELYTEAYASNYSKNKEEAIKPYVETAVEAEKFGLGINAGHDLSLENLKYFADNIPNLLEVSIGHALVSEALYMGMENTVQAYLKRLAKW from the coding sequence ATGACAAAACTAAGCGTAAACATTAATAAAATTGCCACTTTAAGAAACGCAAGAGGTGGCGAAACTCCAAGTGTAACCGAAGCAGCAATTAAAATTCAGGAATTTGGTGCTCACGGAATTACCATTCACCCAAGGCCAGATGAAAGGCACATCACAAGAAAAGATGTGTACGATTTGAAACCGATTGTTCATACAGAATTTAATATCGAAGGAAATCCGCACAGAGATTTTATTGATATGGTTTTGGAGGTCAAACCTGAGCAGGTAACTTTAGTTCCCGATGCAGATGACGCAATCACTTCAAACGCAGGTTGGGACTGTGAAAAAAATATGGATTTTCTGAAATCTGTTATCGCCGAATTTAAAAATGCTGGTGTCAGAACATCTGTTTTCTTAGATCCAAATCCTGAAATGGTGAAATTTGCTGCAGAAACAGGTGCCGACAGAATTGAGTTGTACACCGAAGCTTATGCATCGAATTATTCAAAAAATAAAGAGGAAGCAATTAAACCTTATGTAGAAACAGCTGTTGAAGCTGAGAAATTCGGATTGGGAATTAACGCGGGTCACGATTTAAGTTTAGAGAATTTAAAATATTTTGCAGACAATATTCCTAATCTTCTGGAAGTTTCCATTGGTCATGCTTTGGTTTCCGAAGCTTTATACATGGGTATGGAAAACACGGTTCAGGCTTATCTGAAAAGACTGGCGAAGTGGTAG
- a CDS encoding uracil-DNA glycosylase: protein MTWTEILAPIKNTPYFEQLWEKVKQEYATTKIFPPKKQIFRALEITPFDDVEVVILGQDPYHNDFQANGLCFSVSEQVAAPPSLKNIFTELKDDLGIDRTSKELDDWGRQGVLMLNATLTVRAHSPNSHKDLGWETFTNYIIKEISDKKENVVFVLWGAFAQKKAELINPAKHFIIKSAHPSPFSVYRGFYGSKPFSKINEYLVSKGKKPISW, encoded by the coding sequence ATGACCTGGACCGAAATTTTAGCACCCATAAAAAACACACCGTACTTTGAACAGCTTTGGGAAAAAGTAAAACAAGAATACGCCACCACAAAAATCTTCCCACCCAAAAAACAGATTTTCAGAGCTTTGGAAATCACGCCTTTTGATGATGTTGAAGTGGTAATTCTCGGTCAGGATCCTTATCATAATGATTTTCAGGCGAATGGTTTGTGTTTTTCGGTTTCCGAACAGGTTGCTGCTCCGCCTTCACTCAAAAATATTTTTACAGAATTAAAAGATGATCTAGGAATCGACAGAACTTCCAAAGAACTTGATGACTGGGGAAGACAAGGCGTTTTAATGCTTAATGCAACGTTGACTGTTCGTGCCCATTCGCCAAATTCTCATAAAGATTTGGGTTGGGAAACCTTTACAAATTATATCATCAAAGAAATTTCAGATAAAAAAGAGAATGTTGTTTTCGTTTTGTGGGGCGCTTTTGCACAGAAAAAAGCCGAATTAATCAATCCGGCCAAGCATTTTATTATTAAGTCTGCGCATCCTTCACCATTTTCTGTTTACAGAGGCTTTTATGGAAGCAAACCTTTCTCAAAAATCAATGAATATTTGGTTTCAAAAGGTAAAAAACCTATCTCGTGGTAG
- a CDS encoding MvdC/MvdD family ATP grasp protein: MKNKILIITHTEDNFSIDKVTEYIEANGFEVIRFDVDLYPLNNRLSTIYQNGSWETYLENANGKFRLDDIATVWYRRAYNIGNGLKDELETKFFGAAMGEIRNTLFGFLESLDCYSLGKPSVYRRLDSKEEQLKIASKIGFKIPETCITNNPDEARAFIAENGEVITKMQTGFAIYEDGVENVVFTNLVNEDNLEELDGLIYCPMQFQKKIEKKKELRVTVVGKDIYTFEIDSQQSEDAKVDWRKDGVNLLQKWVPSDLPPDIEAKINRLLDVYNVDYGAIDIIVSPDDEYYFIEINAAGEFFWLDNLTEGNLISKSIADLLCDKAQRRENAVLI, from the coding sequence ATGAAGAATAAAATTTTAATTATAACTCACACAGAAGATAATTTTTCAATTGATAAAGTCACCGAATATATTGAGGCCAACGGATTTGAAGTGATCCGTTTCGATGTTGATCTTTATCCTTTAAACAACAGACTTAGCACAATCTACCAGAATGGAAGCTGGGAAACATATCTTGAAAATGCCAACGGAAAATTCCGTTTGGATGATATCGCAACAGTTTGGTACCGCCGCGCCTACAACATTGGAAATGGCCTGAAAGATGAGCTGGAAACGAAATTTTTTGGTGCAGCTATGGGCGAAATCAGAAATACACTTTTTGGGTTTTTAGAATCTTTAGACTGTTATTCTCTCGGGAAGCCCAGTGTTTACAGAAGATTAGACAGCAAGGAAGAGCAGCTGAAGATTGCTTCAAAAATAGGTTTTAAAATTCCCGAAACCTGCATTACCAATAATCCTGACGAGGCAAGAGCTTTCATCGCAGAAAACGGTGAAGTCATTACCAAGATGCAGACCGGTTTTGCCATCTACGAAGATGGTGTGGAAAACGTTGTTTTTACCAATCTTGTTAATGAAGATAATTTGGAGGAACTGGATGGGTTGATTTACTGTCCTATGCAGTTTCAAAAGAAAATAGAGAAGAAAAAAGAGCTACGGGTAACTGTTGTAGGAAAAGATATTTACACTTTTGAAATCGATTCTCAGCAATCTGAAGATGCAAAAGTAGACTGGCGGAAAGATGGTGTCAATCTTTTACAGAAATGGGTGCCTTCCGACCTGCCACCTGATATCGAAGCCAAAATCAACCGTCTTCTCGATGTTTACAACGTCGATTACGGCGCCATCGATATTATTGTTTCTCCCGACGATGAATATTATTTTATCGAAATCAATGCAGCCGGCGAGTTTTTTTGGCTTGATAATTTAACGGAAGGAAATCTTATCTCAAAAAGTATAGCTGATCTTCTGTGTGACAAAGCTCAGCGTAGGGAAAACGCGGTTTTAATCTAA
- a CDS encoding microviridin/marinostatin family tricyclic proteinase inhibitor has translation MEKKKLKKPFFASFLENQIKDSKEVKGGSSSVGATSPLRDGITKPAYDTQQTMKYPSDGDESTV, from the coding sequence ATGGAAAAGAAAAAGTTAAAAAAACCGTTCTTTGCTTCATTTTTAGAAAATCAGATTAAAGATTCGAAGGAGGTAAAAGGTGGAAGCAGCAGTGTAGGTGCAACAAGTCCTCTGCGCGACGGCATTACTAAACCTGCTTACGATACGCAGCAGACAATGAAGTATCCTTCAGACGGTGACGAATCTACGGTATAA
- a CDS encoding alpha/beta fold hydrolase: protein MQILHSKIFGENLSSTPLLVFHGLFGMLDNWGSFGKELGEILPVHLIDLRNHGRSFHSENMSHDDLADDIANYMNHYGIEKAHVLGHSLGGKAVMQFAIKYPEKVEKLIVVDITPKAYPPHHQGIIKALETVNFDEVKSRGEVENVLSQYIPEKSTIQFLAKNLYWEENSDSKKLNWRFNLKTLAEKYNQFVSNAIKFGVFDGETLFIAGEKSNYILPQDEFSTRQQFPKAQFVKIKNAAHWVQADNPLEFSKVIKEFLGI from the coding sequence ATGCAAATCTTACATTCAAAAATATTCGGCGAAAACCTTTCGTCAACACCGCTTTTAGTATTCCACGGTTTATTTGGAATGCTCGATAACTGGGGAAGTTTCGGTAAAGAACTGGGCGAGATTTTACCTGTTCATCTGATCGATTTAAGAAATCACGGCAGAAGTTTTCATTCCGAAAATATGTCTCATGATGATTTGGCAGACGATATTGCCAACTATATGAATCATTACGGAATTGAAAAAGCCCACGTTTTAGGACACTCTTTGGGCGGAAAAGCCGTGATGCAGTTCGCTATAAAATATCCTGAAAAAGTTGAAAAACTGATTGTTGTAGATATTACACCAAAAGCCTATCCTCCGCATCATCAGGGAATTATCAAAGCTTTGGAAACGGTAAATTTCGATGAGGTTAAATCAAGAGGTGAGGTGGAAAATGTTTTAAGCCAATACATTCCGGAAAAATCTACGATTCAGTTTTTAGCTAAAAATCTGTATTGGGAAGAAAATAGCGATTCAAAAAAACTCAATTGGAGATTTAATCTGAAAACTTTGGCAGAAAAATACAACCAGTTTGTCTCCAACGCTATTAAATTTGGCGTTTTTGATGGTGAGACTTTATTTATCGCGGGTGAAAAATCCAATTACATCCTACCGCAGGATGAATTTTCAACCAGACAGCAGTTTCCAAAAGCCCAATTTGTGAAAATTAAAAATGCAGCGCATTGGGTTCAGGCAGATAATCCATTGGAATTCAGCAAGGTTATAAAAGAATTTTTAGGAATTTAA